One part of the Rutidosis leptorrhynchoides isolate AG116_Rl617_1_P2 chromosome 1, CSIRO_AGI_Rlap_v1, whole genome shotgun sequence genome encodes these proteins:
- the LOC139873122 gene encoding UDP-D-xylose:L-fucose alpha-1,3-D-xylosyltransferase MGP4-like yields the protein MSPTSSLHQRSLHKPYHSLYHKSSTHVKPYTTLIFNRITFLILLTLIIILGVLSPWIGDRSTFFSNSRVSYEQAKWRRYTLPEAVSYVAKNGSTVIVCAVSQPYLPFLNNWLISIVRQNHHDKVLVIAEDYATLDIVNGKWPGHAVLIPPAPDAQVAHKFGSQGFFNFTSRRPRHLLQILELGYSVMYNDVDMVWLADPFPYFKGKHDVYFMDDMTAVKPLDHPNVLPPPGKKGRTYICSCMIYMHPTPGAKLVMKKWIEELETQPWSRAKKANDQPGFNWALNKTADQVDLYLLPQAAFPTGGLYFKNKTWVKETKGKHVIVHNNYIVGFEKKIKRFHDYNLWLVDDHASESPLGKLE from the exons ATGTCACCAACATCATCACTCCACCAACGATCACTTCACAAACCCTACCATTCATTATACCACAAATCATCAACTCACGTTAAACCCTACACAACACTAATCTTCAATCGTATCACATTCTTAATACTTCTCACTTTAATTATCATTCTCGGTGTACTTTCTCCATGGATCGGTGATCGCTCGACGTTTTTTTCGAATTCTAGGGTTTCGTATGAACAAGCGAAATGGCGACGGTATACGTTACCGGAGGCGGTATCGTACGTAGCGAAAAATGGTAGTACGGTGATTGTGTGTGCAGTTAGTCAACCTTACTTGCCGTTTTTGAATAATTGGTTGATTAGTATTGTTAGACAAAATCATCATGATAAAGTGCTTGTTATTGCTGAAGATTATGCTACTTTGGATATTGTTAATGGAAAATGGCCTGGTCATGCTGTTTTGATACCTCCTGCACCTGATGCTCAAGTTGCTCATAAGTTTGGCTCTCAG GGATTTTTTAACTTCACTTCCAGAAGGCCGCGCCATTTACTTCAAATACTAGAGCTTGGATACAGTGTGATGTACAATGATGTCGACATGGTTTGGTTAGCTGATCCGTTTCCTTACTTTAAAGGGAAACATGATGTTTACTTTATGGATGACATGACTGCT GTGAAACCACTCGACCACCCTAATGTTTTGCCACCTCCAGGTAAAAAAGGGCGGACTTACATATGCAGCTGCATGATATATATGCATCCTACGCCTGGTGCAAAATTAGTCATGAAAAAGTGGATTGAAGAGCTTGAAACGCAGCCATGGTCTAGAGCGAAGAAAGCTAATGATCAGCCTGGTTTCAACTGGGCACTCAACAAAACAGCAGATCAG GTTGACCTGTACCTGCTCCCTCAGGCTGCATTTCCAACAGGTGGACTATACTTCAAAAACAAGACATGGGTAAAAGAAACCAAGGGGAAACATGTTATCGTTCATAACAACTACATTGTCGGCTTTGAAAAGAAGATAAAACGATTTCATGACTACAACCTCTGGTTGGTTGATGATCATGCATCAGAATCTCCACTTGGCAAATTAGAATGA
- the LOC139873132 gene encoding reticulon-like protein B1, which yields MAEHADEIEIKNEASFGDKITDKIHRHDSSSSDSDSDSEKKKMKYDDDVKKQSPVKSKSNRLFGREKSVHQVFGGGKPADVFLWRNKKISAGVLGGATVLWVLFELLEYHLITLVSHILILVFAVLFLWSSVSKFINKSPPPIPEVKIPEAELLQVADSIRSEINYYLNILRDIASGRDFKKFIAAVVGLWVLSIVGSWCNFLTLFYTTFVLLHTVPVLYEKYEDKVDAFAHKVMIEFKKQYAVFDDKVLSKIPKGPLKHKKNA from the exons ATGGCCGAACACGCTGATGAAATAGAGATAAAAAACGAGGCATCGTTTGGTGATAAGATCACCGACAAGATTCACCGTCACGATTCTTCTTCGTCGGATTCGGATTCTGATTCAGAGAAGAAGAAAATGAAGTACGACGATGATGTGAAGAAACAGTCTCCGGTGAAATCAAAGAGTAATCGCTTGTTCGGTAGGGAGAAATCGGTACATCAGGTTTTTGGCGGTGGTAAAC CTGCTGATGTCTTCTTATGGAGGAACAAGAAGATATCTGCCGGTGTGCTCGGTGGAGCAACTGTCTTGTGGGTGTTATTCGAACTGCTCGAGTACCATCTCATTACTTTAGTTTCCCACATTTTGATCCTTGTGTTTGCAGTTCTATTCTTGTGGTCCAGTGTTTCCAAGTTTATTAACAA GTCTCCTCCACCTATTCCGGAAGTTAAAATTCCAGAGGCCGAACTTCTTCAGGTTGCTGATTCTATAAGGAGTGAAATCAATTATTATCTTAACATCTTACGAGATATTGCATCTGGACGAGATTTTAAGAAGTTCATTGCT GCTGTAGTGGGATTATGGGTACTTTCTATAGTTGGGAGTTGGTGCAATTTTCTCACATTGTTCTACACAA CTTTTGTGCTTTTGCACACGGTCCCTGTTCTGTACGAGAAGTATGAAGACAAGGTTGATGCGTTTGCGCATAAAGTAATGATTGAGTTTAAGAAACAATATGCAGTGTTTGATGATAAAGTTCTGAGTAAAATTCCCAAGGGACCCTTGAAACACAAGAAAAATGCTTGA